The window CAGAACCGTCGCCGACGACGACACCCGCGGAGATACGGCCCTCGACCATCGACGTACCGAGCGTGCCCGCGTTGAAGTTGACGAACCCCTCGTGCATGACCGTCGTGCCCTCGGAGAGGTGCGCGCCCAGGCGGACCCGGTCGGCGTCGGCGATGCGGACGCCCTTCGGCGCCACGTAGTCCGTCATGCGCGGGAACTTGTCGATGGACGTCACCTGAAGGTGCAGCCCCTCGGCGCGGGCGTTGAGGCGGACCTTCTCGATGTCGTCGACGGCGACCGGGCCGAGCGAGGTCCAGGCAACGTTCGCGAGGAAGCCGAACATGCCGTCCAGGCTCTGGCCGTGCGGCTTGACCAGGCGGTGGGAGAGCAGGTGCAGCCGGAGGTAGACGTCGTGCGCGTCGATCGGCTTCGCGTCGAGCGAGGAGATGACCGTACGGACCGCGACGACCTCGACGCCACGCCGGGCGTCCGGGCCGATCGCCTTCGCGGCGCCCTCACCGAGCAGCGCGACGGCCTTGTCGGCGGAGAGCCGCTCCGTGCCGGACGGGCCGGGCTCGGCGGAGAGCTCGGGCGCGGGGAACCAGGTGTCGAGGACGGTGCCGTCGGCGGCGATCGTGGCGAGGCCGGCGGCAACGGCGCCGGTGGTGCGAGGTGCAGTCGTGTCGGTCATGAGGGCAACCTAACTTGGCGGGGGCCGCCGGGGCGAACCGGTGCGCCCCGTATCTCACGTGCCGGGCGCCGGTTCACCCGATGACCCTCCTCAGCACCTCCCGCGCGTACTCCTCGTCGTACGGCACGCCTGTGAGCAGCACCTGGAGACAGATCCCGTCCATCAGCGCCACCAGCGCCCGGGCGGTGACGGGATCCGTGCGGCGGCCGAGGAGCTCGGCGAGGTCCGCCGCCCATTCGGCGGCCACGGGACGCAGGGCCGGGCGGCGGAGTGCGGCCAGATACAGCTCGTACTCCAGCTCCACGCCCGTGCGGTCGCCGGCGAGCCATTCGCCGATCCAGCCCGCGAGCTCGTCCGCCAGGTCGGCCGCCGGGTCGGTGAGGGCGCCGCGCGCGGCGACGACCTTGGCGAAGCCCTCGTTGGCCTGGCGCAGGGCGGCGACCATCAGCTCGTCGAGGGTCGCGAAGTGGTACGTCGTCGAGCCGAGCGGGACATCGGCCTCGGCCGCGACCGAGCGATGGGTGAGCCCCGCGAGGCCCTTCTCGCCCACCACCCGGATCGCGGCGTCGATGATCCGCTGCCGTCGCTCCGGGTCATAGCGCCGGGCCATCAGTGCGCG of the Streptomyces sp. NBC_00287 genome contains:
- the dapD gene encoding 2,3,4,5-tetrahydropyridine-2,6-dicarboxylate N-succinyltransferase, which gives rise to MTDTTAPRTTGAVAAGLATIAADGTVLDTWFPAPELSAEPGPSGTERLSADKAVALLGEGAAKAIGPDARRGVEVVAVRTVISSLDAKPIDAHDVYLRLHLLSHRLVKPHGQSLDGMFGFLANVAWTSLGPVAVDDIEKVRLNARAEGLHLQVTSIDKFPRMTDYVAPKGVRIADADRVRLGAHLSEGTTVMHEGFVNFNAGTLGTSMVEGRISAGVVVGDGSDIGGGASTMGTLSGGGNVIISIGERCLVGAEAGVGIALGDECVVEAGLYVTAGTRVTMPDGQIVKARELSGASNILFRRNSVTGTVEARPNNAVWGGLNEILHSHN
- a CDS encoding TetR/AcrR family transcriptional regulator produces the protein MARRYDPERRQRIIDAAIRVVGEKGLAGLTHRSVAAEADVPLGSTTYHFATLDELMVAALRQANEGFAKVVAARGALTDPAADLADELAGWIGEWLAGDRTGVELEYELYLAALRRPALRPVAAEWAADLAELLGRRTDPVTARALVALMDGICLQVLLTGVPYDEEYAREVLRRVIG